In one Gopherus evgoodei ecotype Sinaloan lineage chromosome 1, rGopEvg1_v1.p, whole genome shotgun sequence genomic region, the following are encoded:
- the TSC22D1 gene encoding TSC22 domain family protein 1 isoform X4, whose protein sequence is MHQPDSAADISPRKMAHPAMFPRRGSGGSCVTALNASGTGAGSGALSTEDYPPPLLIQPPPPSLAASSSAGPQPPPPPPQSLNLLAQSQLQPQPLAQKKKSGFQITSVTPAQISASMSSNNSIAEDTESYDDLDESHTEDLSSSEILDVSLSRATDLGEPERSSSEETLNNFQEAETPGAVSPNQPHLPQQHPPLPHHPQQSVVINGNVHPHHGHHHHHLHHHHHGYHHPSHPGVGSTPASGGPPSSPSFRKLSTAGSSDNVITTAPVSAASSTGTPASALTNIRTTSTPGNIGVSPVTGTSMLSNVVGGSPSMTSSMLGNVNINLSNVTSTTNVHALSGTSSNVNVNILSGVGNGTSASSNVINNVTNPTAGMAVGSSQQQPAAGTSRFRVVKLDSSSEPFKKGRWICTEFYDKENAVAVTEGVAVNKAVETIKQNPLEVTSERESTSGSSVSSNVSTLSHYTESVGSGEMGAPTVIQQQTFQGMGPQQMDFSCAGPQTIPASNIPQSISQSQLAQVQLPSQEVNYPQQKQGVQSSAQASLTTVAGVQPTPVNVVGVSSLGHQQPAIPSVAQQQLSYSQPSRPVQTLPVVPQQQLQYGQQTLSMQMAPARVKPVNQSSVTGTIPDYIQHQQILQPPVPAVQSSSTGVGAGTPVPVVQTPSIQPSVQVHPAVAPAQPVAHAQTAMPPVGTSGQIINIGQQGNVPAVVQQPPVANQITPSVMQQSAAPPSSQVVQPVQTGIIQQGLQAGASGLPPQMVIASQNALLPVQPQAQVETVVQGMTSQPLPAVSPIPSTSTVPAPSQASSNVPPDISSAPVSLGPSQNVAQASAVQNGNLVQSVSQPPLISTSLSMPVAQNVPQQIPLNSTQFSAQSLTQSIVSQIEDGRRPTEPSLVGLPQAASGESGVGASAVSDGSGSNITSSASLFPLKVLPLTTHLVDGEDES, encoded by the coding sequence ATGCACCAGCCTGACTCAGCCGCAGACATTAGTCCTAGGAAGATGGCGCACCCGGCAATGTTTCCTAGAAGGGGCAGCGGCGGCAGCTGCGTTACTGCGCTTAATGCATCAGGTACCGGCGCTGGTAGCGGAGCCCTCTCCACCGAGGATTATCCGCCGCCTCTGCTCATCCAGCCGCCTCCTCCGTCTCTTGCAGCATCTTCATCGGCGGGTCCACAGCCGCCACCCCCTCCTCCACAAAGCCTGAATCTCCTCGCCCAGTCTCAGCTCCAGCCACAGCCTCttgcacagaaaaagaaaagtggcTTCCAAATTACCAGCGTGACCCCTGCTCAGATCTCTGCCAGTATGAGCTCAAACAACAGCATAGCAGAGGACACAGAAAGCTACGATGACCTGGATGAGTCTCACACTGAAGACCTGTCTTCTTCAGAAATTTTGGATGTTTCTTTATCCAGGGCCACTGACTTGGGTGAACCTGAACGAAGCTCCTCCGAAGAGACTTTAAATAACTTCCAAGAGGCTGAGACCCCTGGGGCCGTCTCTCCAAACCAGCCTCATCTTCCTCAGCAGCATCCCCCTTTGCCACATCACCCACAGCAGAGTGTTGTGATCAATGGAAATGTTCACCCTCATCATggtcaccatcaccaccaccttcATCATCACCATCATGGGTATCATCATCCATCACATCCTGGGGTGGGCAGTACACCAGCTTCTGGAGGACCACCCTCAAGTCCGTCATTTAGAAAGCTGTCCACAGCTGGAAGCTCTGACAATGTTATCACAACTGCACCAGTTTCTGCTGCATCATCCACTGGTACTCCTGCATCTGCCCTGACTAATATTCGCACTACAAGTACTCCTGGCAATATAGGTGTAAGTCCTGTTACTGGAACTAGTATGTTAAGTAATGTGGTTGGTGGTAGTCCTAGCATGACAAGCAGCATGCTTGGTAATGTTAATATAAACTTAAGCAACGTCACAAGTACTACTAATGTACATGCTTTATCTGGAACCAGCAGCAATGTTAATGTGAATATCTTGAGTGGTGTTGGCAATGGTACGAGTGCTTCCTCTAATGTCATTAATAATGTTACTAATCCAACTGCAGGAATGGCAGTGGGATCAAGTCAGCAGCAGCCTGCAGCTGGCACATCAAGGTTTAGAGTTGTAAAATTAGACTCCAGTTCTGAACCTTTTAAAAAAGGTAGATGGATATGCACTGAATTCTATGATAAAGAAAACGCTGTAGCAGTTACAGAAGGAGTAGCAGTAAACAAAGCGGTAGAGACTATAAAACAAAATCCACTTGAAGTGACTTCTGAAAGGGAGAGcaccagtgggagttctgttagCAGCAATGTAAGCACACTGAGTCACTACACAGAAAGTGTGGGAAGCGGGGAAATGGGAGCACCTACTGTGATACAACAGCAGACATTTCAAGGTATGGGTCCACAGCAGATGGATTTTAGTTGTGCTGGACCTCAGACTATTCCAGCATCCAATATACCGCAGAGTATTTCTCAGTCACAGCTTGCACAAGTACAGTTGCCTTCTCAAGAAGTAAATTATCCACAGCAAAAGCAAGGAGTCCAGTCTTCAGCACAGGCTAGTTTAACAACTGTTGCTGGTGTTCAGCCAACTCCAGTTAATGTAGTAGGTGTATCATCTTTAGGTCACCAACAACCTGCTATTCCAAGTGTGGCTCAGCAGCAGCTCTCATATTCTCAACCCTCACGTCCTGTGCAAACTTTGCCTGTTGTACCACAACAGCAGTTACAGTATGGACAACAGACACTTTCCATGCAGATGGCCCCTGCACGAGTTAAACCAGTGAATCAGAGTTCTGTGACAGGGACCATACCGGACTACATACAACATCAGCAGATACTTCAACCTCCAGTGCCTGCTGTGCAATCCAGCTCTACAGGAGTAGGAGCAGGAACACCGGTTCCTGTTGTTCAGACACCAAGCATCCAACCTTCTGTACAAGTACATCCTGCtgtggcaccagctcagcctgttgcACATGCTCAGACAGCAATGCCACCTGTAGGTACTAGTGGTCAAATTATTAACATTGGACAACAAGGAAATGTACCTGCTGTGGTGCAGCAGCCACCTGTTGCAAACCAAATTACACCTTCAGTTATGCAGCAAAGTGCTGCTCCTCCATCTTCACAAGTGGTGCAGCCTGTTCAGACTGGGATAATTCAGCAGGGACTACAAGCTGGTGCTTCAGGCCTTCCTCCACAAATGGTAATTGCTTCACAAAATGCTTTGTTACCTGTACAACCCCAGGCACAAGTAGAAACTGTAGTTCAAGGAATGACCAGCCAACCATTGCCTGCAGTTAGCCCTATACCTTCTACTAGTACTGTTCCTGCTCCAAGTCAAGCTAGTTCAAATGTACCTCCTGATATATCTTCTGCTCCTGTAAGTTTGGGTCCATCACAGAACGTAGCACAAGCTTCAGCTGTGCAAAATGGGAATTTGGTTCAAAGTGTTAGTCAGCCTCCCTTGATATCAACTAGTTTAAGTATGCCAGTGGCACAAAATGTGCCACAACAGATACCGCTAAACTCTACTCAGTTCTCTGCACAATCACTAACTCAGTCAATTGTAAGCCAAATTGAAGATGGCAGGCGCCCTACAGAACCTTCCTTAGTTGGTTTACCGCAAGCTGCCAGTGGTGAAAGTGGTGTTGGAGCATCAGCTGTTTCAGATGGGAGTGGCAGCAACATAACATCCTCTGCTTCCCTGTTTCCACTGAAAGTACTGCCATTGACAACCCATCTTGTTGATGGTGAGGATGAGAG
- the TSC22D1 gene encoding TSC22 domain family protein 1 isoform X2, with protein sequence MHQPDSAADISPRKMAHPAMFPRRGSGGSCVTALNASGTGAGSGALSTEDYPPPLLIQPPPPSLAASSSAGPQPPPPPPQSLNLLAQSQLQPQPLAQKKKSGFQITSVTPAQISASMSSNNSIAEDTESYDDLDESHTEDLSSSEILDVSLSRATDLGEPERSSSEETLNNFQEAETPGAVSPNQPHLPQQHPPLPHHPQQSVVINGNVHPHHGHHHHHLHHHHHGYHHPSHPGVGSTPASGGPPSSPSFRKLSTAGSSDNVITTAPVSAASSTGTPASALTNIRTTSTPGNIGVSPVTGTSMLSNVVGGSPSMTSSMLGNVNINLSNVTSTTNVHALSGTSSNVNVNILSGVGNGTSASSNVINNVTNPTAGMAVGSSQQQPAAGTSRFRVVKLDSSSEPFKKGRWICTEFYDKENAVAVTEGVAVNKAVETIKQNPLEVTSERESTSGSSVSSNVSTLSHYTESVGSGEMGAPTVIQQQTFQGMGPQQMDFSCAGPQTIPASNIPQSISQSQLAQVQLPSQEVNYPQQKQGVQSSAQASLTTVAGVQPTPVNVVGVSSLGHQQPAIPSVAQQQLSYSQPSRPVQTLPVVPQQQLQYGQQTLSMQMAPARVKPVNQSSVTGTIPDYIQHQQILQPPVPAVQSSSTGVGAGTPVPVVQTPSIQPSVQVHPAVAPAQPVAHAQTAMPPVGTSGQIINIGQQGNVPAVVQQPPVANQITPSVMQQSAAPPSSQVVQPVQTGIIQQGLQAGASGLPPQMVIASQNALLPVQPQAQVETVVQGMTSQPLPAVSPIPSTSTVPAPSQASSNVPPDISSAPVSLGPSQNVAQASAVQNGNLVQSVSQPPLISTSLSMPVAQNVPQQIPLNSTQFSAQSLTQSIVSQIEDGRRPTEPSLVGLPQAASGESGVGASAVSDGSGSNITSSASLFPLKVLPLTTHLVDGEDERNDFFRGSSEHFSRKFLAPFSLETESILHGSCF encoded by the coding sequence ATGCACCAGCCTGACTCAGCCGCAGACATTAGTCCTAGGAAGATGGCGCACCCGGCAATGTTTCCTAGAAGGGGCAGCGGCGGCAGCTGCGTTACTGCGCTTAATGCATCAGGTACCGGCGCTGGTAGCGGAGCCCTCTCCACCGAGGATTATCCGCCGCCTCTGCTCATCCAGCCGCCTCCTCCGTCTCTTGCAGCATCTTCATCGGCGGGTCCACAGCCGCCACCCCCTCCTCCACAAAGCCTGAATCTCCTCGCCCAGTCTCAGCTCCAGCCACAGCCTCttgcacagaaaaagaaaagtggcTTCCAAATTACCAGCGTGACCCCTGCTCAGATCTCTGCCAGTATGAGCTCAAACAACAGCATAGCAGAGGACACAGAAAGCTACGATGACCTGGATGAGTCTCACACTGAAGACCTGTCTTCTTCAGAAATTTTGGATGTTTCTTTATCCAGGGCCACTGACTTGGGTGAACCTGAACGAAGCTCCTCCGAAGAGACTTTAAATAACTTCCAAGAGGCTGAGACCCCTGGGGCCGTCTCTCCAAACCAGCCTCATCTTCCTCAGCAGCATCCCCCTTTGCCACATCACCCACAGCAGAGTGTTGTGATCAATGGAAATGTTCACCCTCATCATggtcaccatcaccaccaccttcATCATCACCATCATGGGTATCATCATCCATCACATCCTGGGGTGGGCAGTACACCAGCTTCTGGAGGACCACCCTCAAGTCCGTCATTTAGAAAGCTGTCCACAGCTGGAAGCTCTGACAATGTTATCACAACTGCACCAGTTTCTGCTGCATCATCCACTGGTACTCCTGCATCTGCCCTGACTAATATTCGCACTACAAGTACTCCTGGCAATATAGGTGTAAGTCCTGTTACTGGAACTAGTATGTTAAGTAATGTGGTTGGTGGTAGTCCTAGCATGACAAGCAGCATGCTTGGTAATGTTAATATAAACTTAAGCAACGTCACAAGTACTACTAATGTACATGCTTTATCTGGAACCAGCAGCAATGTTAATGTGAATATCTTGAGTGGTGTTGGCAATGGTACGAGTGCTTCCTCTAATGTCATTAATAATGTTACTAATCCAACTGCAGGAATGGCAGTGGGATCAAGTCAGCAGCAGCCTGCAGCTGGCACATCAAGGTTTAGAGTTGTAAAATTAGACTCCAGTTCTGAACCTTTTAAAAAAGGTAGATGGATATGCACTGAATTCTATGATAAAGAAAACGCTGTAGCAGTTACAGAAGGAGTAGCAGTAAACAAAGCGGTAGAGACTATAAAACAAAATCCACTTGAAGTGACTTCTGAAAGGGAGAGcaccagtgggagttctgttagCAGCAATGTAAGCACACTGAGTCACTACACAGAAAGTGTGGGAAGCGGGGAAATGGGAGCACCTACTGTGATACAACAGCAGACATTTCAAGGTATGGGTCCACAGCAGATGGATTTTAGTTGTGCTGGACCTCAGACTATTCCAGCATCCAATATACCGCAGAGTATTTCTCAGTCACAGCTTGCACAAGTACAGTTGCCTTCTCAAGAAGTAAATTATCCACAGCAAAAGCAAGGAGTCCAGTCTTCAGCACAGGCTAGTTTAACAACTGTTGCTGGTGTTCAGCCAACTCCAGTTAATGTAGTAGGTGTATCATCTTTAGGTCACCAACAACCTGCTATTCCAAGTGTGGCTCAGCAGCAGCTCTCATATTCTCAACCCTCACGTCCTGTGCAAACTTTGCCTGTTGTACCACAACAGCAGTTACAGTATGGACAACAGACACTTTCCATGCAGATGGCCCCTGCACGAGTTAAACCAGTGAATCAGAGTTCTGTGACAGGGACCATACCGGACTACATACAACATCAGCAGATACTTCAACCTCCAGTGCCTGCTGTGCAATCCAGCTCTACAGGAGTAGGAGCAGGAACACCGGTTCCTGTTGTTCAGACACCAAGCATCCAACCTTCTGTACAAGTACATCCTGCtgtggcaccagctcagcctgttgcACATGCTCAGACAGCAATGCCACCTGTAGGTACTAGTGGTCAAATTATTAACATTGGACAACAAGGAAATGTACCTGCTGTGGTGCAGCAGCCACCTGTTGCAAACCAAATTACACCTTCAGTTATGCAGCAAAGTGCTGCTCCTCCATCTTCACAAGTGGTGCAGCCTGTTCAGACTGGGATAATTCAGCAGGGACTACAAGCTGGTGCTTCAGGCCTTCCTCCACAAATGGTAATTGCTTCACAAAATGCTTTGTTACCTGTACAACCCCAGGCACAAGTAGAAACTGTAGTTCAAGGAATGACCAGCCAACCATTGCCTGCAGTTAGCCCTATACCTTCTACTAGTACTGTTCCTGCTCCAAGTCAAGCTAGTTCAAATGTACCTCCTGATATATCTTCTGCTCCTGTAAGTTTGGGTCCATCACAGAACGTAGCACAAGCTTCAGCTGTGCAAAATGGGAATTTGGTTCAAAGTGTTAGTCAGCCTCCCTTGATATCAACTAGTTTAAGTATGCCAGTGGCACAAAATGTGCCACAACAGATACCGCTAAACTCTACTCAGTTCTCTGCACAATCACTAACTCAGTCAATTGTAAGCCAAATTGAAGATGGCAGGCGCCCTACAGAACCTTCCTTAGTTGGTTTACCGCAAGCTGCCAGTGGTGAAAGTGGTGTTGGAGCATCAGCTGTTTCAGATGGGAGTGGCAGCAACATAACATCCTCTGCTTCCCTGTTTCCACTGAAAGTACTGCCATTGACAACCCATCTTGTTGATGGTGAGGATGAGAG
- the TSC22D1 gene encoding TSC22 domain family protein 1 isoform X1 — translation MHQPDSAADISPRKMAHPAMFPRRGSGGSCVTALNASGTGAGSGALSTEDYPPPLLIQPPPPSLAASSSAGPQPPPPPPQSLNLLAQSQLQPQPLAQKKKSGFQITSVTPAQISASMSSNNSIAEDTESYDDLDESHTEDLSSSEILDVSLSRATDLGEPERSSSEETLNNFQEAETPGAVSPNQPHLPQQHPPLPHHPQQSVVINGNVHPHHGHHHHHLHHHHHGYHHPSHPGVGSTPASGGPPSSPSFRKLSTAGSSDNVITTAPVSAASSTGTPASALTNIRTTSTPGNIGVSPVTGTSMLSNVVGGSPSMTSSMLGNVNINLSNVTSTTNVHALSGTSSNVNVNILSGVGNGTSASSNVINNVTNPTAGMAVGSSQQQPAAGTSRFRVVKLDSSSEPFKKGRWICTEFYDKENAVAVTEGVAVNKAVETIKQNPLEVTSERESTSGSSVSSNVSTLSHYTESVGSGEMGAPTVIQQQTFQGMGPQQMDFSCAGPQTIPASNIPQSISQSQLAQVQLPSQEVNYPQQKQGVQSSAQASLTTVAGVQPTPVNVVGVSSLGHQQPAIPSVAQQQLSYSQPSRPVQTLPVVPQQQLQYGQQTLSMQMAPARVKPVNQSSVTGTIPDYIQHQQILQPPVPAVQSSSTGVGAGTPVPVVQTPSIQPSVQVHPAVAPAQPVAHAQTAMPPVGTSGQIINIGQQGNVPAVVQQPPVANQITPSVMQQSAAPPSSQVVQPVQTGIIQQGLQAGASGLPPQMVIASQNALLPVQPQAQVETVVQGMTSQPLPAVSPIPSTSTVPAPSQASSNVPPDISSAPVSLGPSQNVAQASAVQNGNLVQSVSQPPLISTSLSMPVAQNVPQQIPLNSTQFSAQSLTQSIVSQIEDGRRPTEPSLVGLPQAASGESGVGASAVSDGSGSNITSSASLFPLKVLPLTTHLVDGEDESSSGASVVAIDNKIEQAMDLVKSHLMYAVREEVEVLKEQIKELIEKNSQLEQENTLLKTLASPEQLAQFQAQLQTGSPPSSQTQGTTQQPAQPASQGSGASA, via the coding sequence ATGCACCAGCCTGACTCAGCCGCAGACATTAGTCCTAGGAAGATGGCGCACCCGGCAATGTTTCCTAGAAGGGGCAGCGGCGGCAGCTGCGTTACTGCGCTTAATGCATCAGGTACCGGCGCTGGTAGCGGAGCCCTCTCCACCGAGGATTATCCGCCGCCTCTGCTCATCCAGCCGCCTCCTCCGTCTCTTGCAGCATCTTCATCGGCGGGTCCACAGCCGCCACCCCCTCCTCCACAAAGCCTGAATCTCCTCGCCCAGTCTCAGCTCCAGCCACAGCCTCttgcacagaaaaagaaaagtggcTTCCAAATTACCAGCGTGACCCCTGCTCAGATCTCTGCCAGTATGAGCTCAAACAACAGCATAGCAGAGGACACAGAAAGCTACGATGACCTGGATGAGTCTCACACTGAAGACCTGTCTTCTTCAGAAATTTTGGATGTTTCTTTATCCAGGGCCACTGACTTGGGTGAACCTGAACGAAGCTCCTCCGAAGAGACTTTAAATAACTTCCAAGAGGCTGAGACCCCTGGGGCCGTCTCTCCAAACCAGCCTCATCTTCCTCAGCAGCATCCCCCTTTGCCACATCACCCACAGCAGAGTGTTGTGATCAATGGAAATGTTCACCCTCATCATggtcaccatcaccaccaccttcATCATCACCATCATGGGTATCATCATCCATCACATCCTGGGGTGGGCAGTACACCAGCTTCTGGAGGACCACCCTCAAGTCCGTCATTTAGAAAGCTGTCCACAGCTGGAAGCTCTGACAATGTTATCACAACTGCACCAGTTTCTGCTGCATCATCCACTGGTACTCCTGCATCTGCCCTGACTAATATTCGCACTACAAGTACTCCTGGCAATATAGGTGTAAGTCCTGTTACTGGAACTAGTATGTTAAGTAATGTGGTTGGTGGTAGTCCTAGCATGACAAGCAGCATGCTTGGTAATGTTAATATAAACTTAAGCAACGTCACAAGTACTACTAATGTACATGCTTTATCTGGAACCAGCAGCAATGTTAATGTGAATATCTTGAGTGGTGTTGGCAATGGTACGAGTGCTTCCTCTAATGTCATTAATAATGTTACTAATCCAACTGCAGGAATGGCAGTGGGATCAAGTCAGCAGCAGCCTGCAGCTGGCACATCAAGGTTTAGAGTTGTAAAATTAGACTCCAGTTCTGAACCTTTTAAAAAAGGTAGATGGATATGCACTGAATTCTATGATAAAGAAAACGCTGTAGCAGTTACAGAAGGAGTAGCAGTAAACAAAGCGGTAGAGACTATAAAACAAAATCCACTTGAAGTGACTTCTGAAAGGGAGAGcaccagtgggagttctgttagCAGCAATGTAAGCACACTGAGTCACTACACAGAAAGTGTGGGAAGCGGGGAAATGGGAGCACCTACTGTGATACAACAGCAGACATTTCAAGGTATGGGTCCACAGCAGATGGATTTTAGTTGTGCTGGACCTCAGACTATTCCAGCATCCAATATACCGCAGAGTATTTCTCAGTCACAGCTTGCACAAGTACAGTTGCCTTCTCAAGAAGTAAATTATCCACAGCAAAAGCAAGGAGTCCAGTCTTCAGCACAGGCTAGTTTAACAACTGTTGCTGGTGTTCAGCCAACTCCAGTTAATGTAGTAGGTGTATCATCTTTAGGTCACCAACAACCTGCTATTCCAAGTGTGGCTCAGCAGCAGCTCTCATATTCTCAACCCTCACGTCCTGTGCAAACTTTGCCTGTTGTACCACAACAGCAGTTACAGTATGGACAACAGACACTTTCCATGCAGATGGCCCCTGCACGAGTTAAACCAGTGAATCAGAGTTCTGTGACAGGGACCATACCGGACTACATACAACATCAGCAGATACTTCAACCTCCAGTGCCTGCTGTGCAATCCAGCTCTACAGGAGTAGGAGCAGGAACACCGGTTCCTGTTGTTCAGACACCAAGCATCCAACCTTCTGTACAAGTACATCCTGCtgtggcaccagctcagcctgttgcACATGCTCAGACAGCAATGCCACCTGTAGGTACTAGTGGTCAAATTATTAACATTGGACAACAAGGAAATGTACCTGCTGTGGTGCAGCAGCCACCTGTTGCAAACCAAATTACACCTTCAGTTATGCAGCAAAGTGCTGCTCCTCCATCTTCACAAGTGGTGCAGCCTGTTCAGACTGGGATAATTCAGCAGGGACTACAAGCTGGTGCTTCAGGCCTTCCTCCACAAATGGTAATTGCTTCACAAAATGCTTTGTTACCTGTACAACCCCAGGCACAAGTAGAAACTGTAGTTCAAGGAATGACCAGCCAACCATTGCCTGCAGTTAGCCCTATACCTTCTACTAGTACTGTTCCTGCTCCAAGTCAAGCTAGTTCAAATGTACCTCCTGATATATCTTCTGCTCCTGTAAGTTTGGGTCCATCACAGAACGTAGCACAAGCTTCAGCTGTGCAAAATGGGAATTTGGTTCAAAGTGTTAGTCAGCCTCCCTTGATATCAACTAGTTTAAGTATGCCAGTGGCACAAAATGTGCCACAACAGATACCGCTAAACTCTACTCAGTTCTCTGCACAATCACTAACTCAGTCAATTGTAAGCCAAATTGAAGATGGCAGGCGCCCTACAGAACCTTCCTTAGTTGGTTTACCGCAAGCTGCCAGTGGTGAAAGTGGTGTTGGAGCATCAGCTGTTTCAGATGGGAGTGGCAGCAACATAACATCCTCTGCTTCCCTGTTTCCACTGAAAGTACTGCCATTGACAACCCATCTTGTTGATGGTGAGGATGAGAG